Proteins from a single region of Candidatus Eisenbacteria bacterium:
- a CDS encoding saccharopine dehydrogenase NADP-binding domain-containing protein, whose protein sequence is MDAGDPEALGRLFRGGDAVCVDLLPIPLHAGVVRAAVRAGVHVVTASYPGDEMEDAGEEARRRGLALLPGLGMDPGIDLVLLGEAARRLDHLTRLLSYGAGFPARGADDNPLRYKVTWNFEGTVRSYHRSARIIREGRAVVIPAGMIFDPSNIHTVHVDGQGELEAYPNGDAAAWLDHLDADLSGLREFGRYVLRRPGHAAVWKMMADLGLLDDEPVEVGGASVDRKSYLAEALGPRLRYRPGERDVVVVRVDAEGTRAGRPLRVRFELTVLGDERFTAMSRTVGFPAAIGARMIADGAIPARGLLSPERDVPFAPFAAALADRGLPIRVDESPRAGKENR, encoded by the coding sequence GTGGACGCCGGCGATCCCGAGGCTCTCGGCCGTCTCTTCCGCGGCGGGGACGCGGTCTGCGTCGACCTTCTCCCGATTCCCCTTCACGCGGGGGTCGTCCGGGCGGCGGTCCGGGCCGGTGTGCACGTGGTGACGGCGTCTTATCCGGGGGATGAGATGGAGGACGCGGGGGAGGAGGCGCGCCGGAGGGGGCTCGCCCTTCTCCCCGGGCTCGGGATGGACCCGGGGATCGACCTGGTCCTCCTCGGCGAGGCGGCGCGGCGGCTCGACCATCTGACCCGTCTCCTGAGCTACGGCGCCGGCTTCCCCGCGCGGGGCGCCGACGACAATCCCCTTCGCTATAAAGTGACCTGGAACTTCGAGGGGACGGTCCGCTCCTACCACCGCTCGGCCCGGATCATCCGGGAGGGACGGGCGGTCGTCATTCCGGCGGGGATGATCTTCGATCCCTCGAACATTCATACCGTGCATGTCGACGGGCAGGGGGAGCTGGAGGCGTATCCCAACGGGGACGCCGCCGCCTGGCTCGACCATCTCGACGCGGACCTCTCCGGCCTCCGGGAGTTCGGCCGCTACGTCCTCCGCCGGCCGGGGCACGCCGCCGTCTGGAAGATGATGGCGGACCTCGGCCTTCTGGACGACGAACCGGTGGAGGTCGGCGGCGCATCGGTCGACCGGAAGTCGTATCTCGCCGAGGCGCTGGGGCCGCGCCTCCGTTATCGCCCGGGGGAGAGGGACGTGGTGGTGGTCCGCGTCGACGCCGAGGGAACCCGCGCGGGTCGCCCCCTCCGCGTCCGCTTCGAGCTGACCGTCCTCGGCGACGAGCGTTTTACCGCCATGAGCCGCACCGTCGGATTCCCCGCCGCCATCGGCGCGCGCATGATCGCGGACGGCGCCATCCCCGCCCGCGGTCTCCTCTCGCCGGAGCGGGACGTCCCCTTCGCCCCCTTCGCCGCCGCCCTCGCCGATCGGGGGCTGCCGATCCGGGTGGATGAATCGCCCCGCGCCGGAAAGGAAAACCGATGA
- a CDS encoding alanine racemase has protein sequence MNAADGIPEALRRIVRPTLILDRARALRNIDRMAEKARRAGVRLRPHFKTHQSPEIGSWFRERGVTGITVSSVRMAERFAAAGWKDITIAFPVNVLEMNGIRRLARRIRLGLLVDAEESFDAVERDLDVPVGIWIKVDVGPRRSGVSWDRPERIASLAGRVGRSRRHALAGILTHDGRTYAARSPEEILRLHAESLVRMARARESASAAAGGAPLPISVGDTPSCALADRFDPAEEIRPGNFVFYDAMQMELGSCAPDEIAVAVACPVVGRRIREGELVLYGGAVHFAKESVVDREGRTVYGYLGAWEEGGFGAADARAPILQVSQEHSVAHVGGGRASRAAIGDLVPVIPSHSCHASALHRGYLTLEGTRIARIG, from the coding sequence ATGAACGCCGCTGATGGAATCCCCGAGGCGCTCCGCCGCATCGTCCGCCCAACGCTCATCCTCGACCGCGCACGCGCGCTCCGGAACATCGACCGGATGGCCGAGAAGGCGCGCCGCGCCGGCGTCCGCCTCCGCCCCCATTTCAAGACCCACCAATCCCCGGAAATCGGCTCCTGGTTCCGGGAGAGAGGGGTGACGGGGATCACCGTCTCCTCGGTCCGGATGGCGGAGCGCTTCGCCGCCGCCGGCTGGAAGGACATCACCATCGCGTTTCCGGTGAACGTTTTGGAGATGAACGGAATTCGCCGGCTCGCGCGGCGGATCCGCCTCGGCCTTCTCGTCGACGCCGAAGAATCCTTCGACGCCGTCGAGCGCGATCTCGACGTTCCCGTCGGGATCTGGATCAAGGTGGACGTCGGCCCGCGCCGCTCCGGCGTATCCTGGGACCGGCCGGAAAGGATCGCCTCCCTCGCCGGGCGGGTCGGACGCTCCCGCCGCCACGCCCTCGCCGGGATCCTCACCCACGACGGGCGCACCTACGCCGCCCGCTCGCCGGAAGAGATCCTCCGCCTCCACGCCGAATCACTTGTTCGGATGGCGCGGGCGCGGGAATCGGCCTCCGCCGCCGCCGGGGGCGCGCCCCTCCCGATCTCTGTGGGGGACACGCCCTCCTGCGCGCTCGCCGACCGCTTCGATCCGGCGGAGGAGATCCGTCCCGGGAACTTCGTCTTCTACGACGCGATGCAGATGGAGCTGGGGAGCTGCGCGCCGGACGAGATCGCCGTCGCCGTCGCCTGCCCGGTCGTCGGCCGGCGGATTCGGGAGGGGGAACTGGTCCTTTACGGCGGGGCGGTTCACTTCGCAAAGGAGTCCGTCGTCGACCGGGAGGGGCGGACCGTCTACGGTTATCTGGGCGCGTGGGAGGAGGGCGGCTTCGGCGCGGCGGACGCGCGCGCGCCGATCCTTCAGGTGTCGCAGGAGCACTCCGTCGCCCACGTCGGCGGCGGGCGGGCTTCGCGCGCGGCGATCGGCGACCTCGTGCCTGTGATCCCCTCCCACAGCTGCCACGCCTCGGCCCTCCACCGCGGCTATCTCACCCTGGAGGGGACGCGGATCGCGCGGATCGGATGA
- a CDS encoding ankyrin repeat domain-containing protein yields MTIPRAMRWIGRFTLAAALSLPAAAHAKTLYAAILDGDAPAVDSLLRAGAPANGLLWEGRETRGYPLPWAVQLGRYDLVRILLDHGADPNHPPAPSPLRLAIDKGDAKIARALLARGASRDVRDRAGFTPLHYAARAGREEIVHLLLGFGADPRAAADDGSTPLETAIAAGRRAAAERLLKAGAPLDARTRLAAIRAGLADWPPLQEALLREREARNRLVCERVVRSRSYAEVARFLEHAPDVPCRAALEALLDAFRPEPVVEPRLVLWEGAERVRPMAMPGRSSLAHPLDGEAALVEALARGGEPVRVRHLHGPIDLRADDFLLLDAGARVPDTDVRAGPALLALRASSLDGYFSVDPIDEEGLWTLNGLALVPVGTRVRIDGERPVHLFGLDVAAGEITVLPEGIRLETGAVLYRLPW; encoded by the coding sequence GTGACAATCCCGCGGGCGATGCGATGGATCGGTCGGTTCACGTTGGCGGCCGCGCTCTCCCTGCCCGCCGCCGCGCACGCCAAGACCCTCTACGCGGCGATTCTGGACGGCGACGCGCCCGCCGTCGATTCCCTCCTCCGCGCCGGGGCGCCCGCGAACGGCCTCCTCTGGGAGGGCCGGGAGACGCGGGGGTATCCCCTTCCGTGGGCCGTGCAGCTGGGCCGCTACGATCTGGTCCGCATCCTCCTCGATCACGGCGCCGACCCCAACCATCCCCCCGCCCCTTCGCCCCTCCGTCTCGCCATCGACAAGGGGGACGCCAAGATCGCCCGCGCTCTTCTCGCGCGGGGCGCGTCGCGTGACGTCCGCGATCGGGCCGGGTTCACCCCTCTCCACTACGCCGCGCGCGCCGGGCGCGAGGAGATCGTCCACCTCCTCCTCGGTTTCGGCGCGGACCCGCGCGCCGCGGCGGACGACGGGAGCACTCCGCTCGAGACCGCGATCGCCGCCGGCCGGCGCGCCGCCGCGGAACGCCTCCTCAAGGCGGGCGCCCCTCTCGACGCGCGCACACGCCTCGCGGCGATCCGCGCGGGGCTCGCGGACTGGCCCCCTCTTCAAGAAGCGCTCCTTCGGGAGAGAGAGGCGCGGAACAGGCTCGTCTGCGAAAGGGTGGTTCGCTCGCGGAGCTACGCCGAGGTCGCCCGCTTTCTGGAACACGCGCCGGACGTCCCCTGCCGCGCCGCGCTCGAAGCCCTCTTGGACGCCTTCCGTCCGGAGCCGGTCGTCGAGCCGCGCCTCGTCCTCTGGGAGGGAGCGGAGAGAGTCCGTCCGATGGCGATGCCGGGGCGCTCCTCGCTCGCCCACCCTCTGGACGGGGAGGCGGCGCTCGTCGAAGCGCTCGCCCGCGGCGGCGAACCGGTCCGCGTGCGCCACCTCCACGGGCCGATCGACCTGCGCGCCGACGACTTCCTTCTCCTCGACGCCGGGGCGCGCGTTCCCGACACGGACGTCCGCGCCGGTCCCGCGCTTCTCGCTCTCCGCGCCTCCTCGCTGGACGGCTACTTCTCCGTCGATCCGATCGACGAGGAGGGACTCTGGACGCTGAACGGCCTCGCCCTCGTCCCGGTCGGCACGCGCGTGCGGATCGACGGCGAGCGGCCGGTCCACCTCTTCGGCCTCGACGTCGCCGCCGGGGAGATCACCGTGCTGCCTGAGGGGATCCGGCTGGAGACGGGCGCCGTGCTTTACCGGCTCCCGTGGTAG
- a CDS encoding pentapeptide repeat-containing protein — protein sequence MNRPDSRYRPTPSILFAVFLLIAFLPSGCADRRFQAWDILNSTRGMQGSVGRSEALEYLCQRGSSLRKIDLSDVWLDEIDLSGAKMEEVDLRRAHIKNVDFTGAELASVNLDDAWLWNVTFREADLMNASLRGTKIVLVDLRGADLRFADLEEATMMLVDLEGADLRKASLRHVGFCARPEQSSFLCGANFRGADLREADLCRVREWKNIVDFRGANLADARISKIEFRQWAVDTMMAVEEPFDGVWHPIRDEILSERSPDYYEEWVDRDWDEAFDVMLGNGRDPMDVRR from the coding sequence CTTCGCGGTCTTCCTCCTGATCGCCTTTCTCCCGTCCGGTTGCGCGGACAGGCGTTTCCAGGCATGGGACATCCTCAATTCGACGAGAGGAATGCAGGGGAGTGTGGGAAGATCCGAGGCGCTGGAGTATCTGTGTCAACGCGGTTCGTCTCTCAGGAAAATCGACCTTTCCGATGTCTGGCTGGACGAGATCGATCTGAGCGGAGCGAAGATGGAGGAAGTCGATCTGCGGAGGGCGCACATAAAGAACGTGGATTTCACGGGAGCGGAACTCGCCAGCGTGAATCTGGACGATGCGTGGCTCTGGAACGTCACGTTTCGAGAAGCCGACCTGATGAACGCCAGCCTGCGGGGAACGAAGATCGTTCTGGTCGATCTTCGCGGCGCGGATCTACGGTTCGCCGATCTGGAAGAGGCGACCATGATGCTGGTCGACCTGGAGGGGGCCGATCTGCGAAAAGCGTCCCTGCGGCACGTCGGATTTTGTGCTCGTCCGGAGCAATCGTCCTTTCTGTGCGGGGCGAATTTCCGTGGAGCCGACCTACGGGAAGCCGATCTATGCCGCGTGAGGGAGTGGAAGAACATCGTCGACTTCCGAGGAGCGAACCTGGCGGACGCGAGGATTTCCAAGATTGAATTCCGACAGTGGGCCGTCGACACGATGATGGCGGTCGAGGAGCCTTTCGACGGAGTCTGGCACCCGATTCGAGACGAAATCCTTTCCGAGAGAAGCCCCGATTACTATGAAGAGTGGGTCGACCGGGACTGGGACGAGGCGTTCGACGTCATGCTCGGAAACGGTCGTGACCCTATGGATGTCCGTCGTTAA